GGCGATGACGGCCGTTGCCAAGAGCGCCAGGGTCAGAGAGGCGTGCCGGCCCAAGACGGAGCCGTACACCTGGTAGAACGGCAGGGATGCCGCGATGGCCCCCAGGGCGATGTCGCGCCGCACGATGCTACACACGATGAGGAGAGCCAGCCCCACCAGCGGCAGCCAGGCCGGGCCGCGCCACAGAAACAGCGCCACGCCGATGGCTATGCCCAGGGCAAACACCTTCCCATGGAGCCAGCGCGCCCGTTCCACCCATCGGTACACCACCCGCGCCCACCACAGGGCGCTCCCAAACAGGACGAACGCGAGCACGGCCGCCGGAATCGCCAGCAGCCACACGGGCAGATGCCCATGCTCCTCGCGCAGGACGGACCACCCCGCGATGGCCCACTGACCCCAGCCTCCCTCGGCTTCCAGGCGCAGGACGTGATGGCCGTTGTCCAGGTGGCTGGCCACCGTAACCGTGGCGGGCTGGTTGGCGGGGTCGTACAGCACGATGTACGCCTTGCCGTCGGCGGTCTTGGGCAGGCGGTTCGCGGGCGCGCCGTCCACCGTGGCGTAGAGCACGGCCCAGTAGTCGCCGGGCCGAAGGTGCAGGTCAATCCTTGTGCCGGTGAACGGAATCTCAACGGCGTCGCCCGTCTTGCCGATGTCGGCGCCCAGGGGCGAAAACCGCCAGTCGCCCATCCACGTGGCGGCGGATGGCGAGGCCTCGTAGCGGCCGGGGCCTGTGTAGTGCAGGGCCGAGAGCGCGCCCAACTCGCGCACGAAGGCCCGCGCCTGGCCGTCGGGCGACACGAGCGCGAACCCCCACACGGGATCGTCGGCGGGGGCCTGCGGCCGGAACGCGGCCCAGATCATGGGCCCCATCCACGGCCACTGCGCCCGCGCGCGCCGCACCGCCAGGACGGAACGGGCCTCCTGCCGCTCTGCGCGGTCCGTGCCCCACGGCGAGGGCTTTCCCGCCCAGCCGTCGGGCAGGGCGTTCCATCCGAATTCCACCGCCCAGATGCCTTTGTGCCCGTCGCCATTCTGGCACAGGATGTCGTAGATGAGTTCGGCGCGGGCGAAGTTCGTAACGTTCGGGTCTGCGGCGGTGTCGGGATCGCTCCAGAAGCCGTAGGGCTTGTAGGCCAGGGCGTCAAAGAACGGGCCTGCTCCCGCGGCGTATAGGCCTCGCAGAAAATCCAGGTCGTTCAGGTTCGCCGGGCTGCGCTCCGTTGTGGGGGCCAGGCCCGCCGCCAGCACCACCGCATCGGCGTCGCCGCGGCGAATGCCCCGATAGCCGGCGCCGAGGAGCGCCGCGTAGGCCGCCGGGTTCACGCCGTCGCTGCCCCAGTGCGCGCCCAGGTTCGGCTCGTCCCAGACCTGGTAGGCGGCCACCTTGCCCCGGAAGCGCGCGGCGACCTGTTCGGCGAAGCGCGCGAACGTATCCGGCTCGCGGGGAGGCGCTCCCGCGAAGGGCACATCCTTGGGAGCCTTGGCCCAGGCGGGCGCGTCTTGCAGGACGAGGATGACCTGAAGCCCCCGGCTGGCCGCGCCCTCCACGATGGCATCCCAGGCGTCCCAGGCCAGTTGCCCGGGCGTCGGCTCCGTATTGGCCCACGACATCCGCTGGCGAATCCAGGTGAACCCCGCCGCCTTCACCCCGTCCAATTGTTGGGCTATCGTCTCGGCGGGAAGCCCCTGCAACTGCACGTTCACGCCCACGCCCGACGGGATGGCGTGGCGGTGGGGGAGACATGCCGGCTCGGTCGGGCGCGCAGGGGCCGTAACCGCCAAGACGATGGCGAGCAGGGCCATCGCTCCCAACGCGACCACGCCCAGAATCCGTTCGGTGCGCGATATTCCCCTCATGCGAGTTTCCTGCTTCCGATAAGATTCCTACTTTGCCCAGCGGATATGGCTGCTGTTCCCGTCGGCCGTCAACTGCTGCACCTGGCCGGATGCGGGATCCAGCAGGTACAGGTCGCCCTGGAAGACCAGAGCGGCGGCCTGGCCGTCGGGCGACCATGCGGTCTCCACCGTGTCCACGCCGCGCTCGCCGGGCAGGGGGAAGACCCTGCGTCGGTTGCTGCCGTCGCGGTCCATGATGTACAGTTCGTACAGCGACAGTTGCGAGTGGGTCGGGTTTTCCGCGACGCCAAAGAGGATCACGTTCTGGGTCTGGGCTTCTTCCGTCCACGGCGACCATGCGGGATTGGCCCACATGCCCACGTCGCGGGCCACAGGCACTACCATGGCGCCGTCGGCCGACAGAATCCAGAGGTCAAAGAGCGGGCTTTCTTCGGGGATGCCGGTGCCCGCGTATCCGTGAACGACCGTCGCGAGGAATCGGCTGTCGGGCGACCAGGAGACCCCCGGCACCCAGACCCAGGTACTTTGCGAGTCAAAGGGCGCGAACTGCACCAGCCGCTTTCGCGTGCCGGTGCTCATGTCCACCACGCCGACCTCGCCGGCATTGGCGTAGGCGAGTTTTGTGCCGTCGGGCGCCCAAGCGTAGGTGGTGCCCCACCAGGGATAGTAGATGTTGGCCGTGGGCGACAAAACCTGCGTCGGCGTGAAGGTGGGCGCGCGGGCGATCCACAGGTCGTTGCGGGCCTTCCACCCCGGGAT
This DNA window, taken from Chloroflexota bacterium, encodes the following:
- a CDS encoding O-antigen ligase family protein yields the protein MRGISRTERILGVVALGAMALLAIVLAVTAPARPTEPACLPHRHAIPSGVGVNVQLQGLPAETIAQQLDGVKAAGFTWIRQRMSWANTEPTPGQLAWDAWDAIVEGAASRGLQVILVLQDAPAWAKAPKDVPFAGAPPREPDTFARFAEQVAARFRGKVAAYQVWDEPNLGAHWGSDGVNPAAYAALLGAGYRGIRRGDADAVVLAAGLAPTTERSPANLNDLDFLRGLYAAGAGPFFDALAYKPYGFWSDPDTAADPNVTNFARAELIYDILCQNGDGHKGIWAVEFGWNALPDGWAGKPSPWGTDRAERQEARSVLAVRRARAQWPWMGPMIWAAFRPQAPADDPVWGFALVSPDGQARAFVRELGALSALHYTGPGRYEASPSAATWMGDWRFSPLGADIGKTGDAVEIPFTGTRIDLHLRPGDYWAVLYATVDGAPANRLPKTADGKAYIVLYDPANQPATVTVASHLDNGHHVLRLEAEGGWGQWAIAGWSVLREEHGHLPVWLLAIPAAVLAFVLFGSALWWARVVYRWVERARWLHGKVFALGIAIGVALFLWRGPAWLPLVGLALLIVCSIVRRDIALGAIAASLPFYQVYGSVLGRHASLTLALLATAVIAAICDGYLVWVVEGSLGRRVYGLRYTWKRVQDRFAGWWRNLDAMDFAVVALVVVSGLSIPGSQRTDVSVREWVQVVLAAAVFYALIHAQKGSRPAWILVDWLTAGATAVSLVAIAQFITGSGVITAEGVLRVRGFYGSPNNLALFLGRTLPIVLCLAAFGRRRQIAYGLAAVPQLAALFLTFSRGALLLGIPAALLFIGIVRRGKTLWAMLGGAAAIVASLIPLAGTQRVASLLQTGQGTTFLRLNLWRAAWNMIREHPWHGVGLDNFLYAYRSRFILPVAWEERNLSHPHNFVLDWWTRLGTPGLAVLAWLLGVFFATVVRLYRGRTDRTMRAVTLGLAASMIDALAHGLVDNMFFLTDLALVFALTLGVVGLLRRERGE